The region CTTTCTTCTCCCGCCCCCAATCGAAATATTTCATAGGTAGTCAAGCAAGAAAGTCATTGCGGTGACCCTCAGATAAGACAAGCTATCAAGGTcctcaaccctcctccccaattCTTTGACCCAACAGCTCCAgcccatcccatctcttctttgttccctcaccaccagtcCCCCACCTTCAAGCGCCAAGTGAACGGGTTGGCTAGTTTAACCCGTCTTCACCTTTATCTCCATTTTCCTTCCTATCCTAGATGGAACAACTTCGGCGTGTTGCTCGCCAACACCTTTCCACCCAACAAACAACACATCAAAGCAAAGCATCAAATCGCCATCACCCGGTTGAAATATCATTTCCTCACATTTGTAACTATGAGGAGAAGGCATGCTAGTCAACCTAAAATAATGATACTTGTTCCATGTCGGATCTGTTTCCATGTCCTTCCCATAAGCCCATCTGTCTGCCCTATTCCCATACCAGGGCAATCCAGTTCAGTTTCAGCCATGTGATAAAAACCCGGAACCCTATTCATACACTCTGGTGTGATGACATGAAAAAACAACCCATAAAAACCCCCATGTCAAAAAAATTGCAGTCTGATTCCAtgatctgctgctgctctttCTCATTCCATCCATCTCCCACGTTGTTCGCTCGCTCGCTAGTCATTTCACAACATAAAAACAACCGACACCCCAACCTCGTAACCTCTCCCAATGTAGTAGAAGGTAACTACCCCACTGTAGCTGCTTGTTTTGCCTTTTTGATCCGGCCTTTTGGGGGAAAGAATTGGACTCATTCACAGAGTCCCAGTCCAGCTGAAAGTTGACCCCGAACACCTTGACGAACTCCAGACAAAAAATATTGACAGGCCGACCCGAACTCCGTTCCCAAGCCAAATAAAGCCATGTATCATGTAGGCAAAGCCCGTCCAACCCAATCTAGCCGGACCCATAAATTGGAAAAGCCTGTCTCAAACCAAATGACGTGGGTGGATGCATGCGTAGGGTAAAAGCCTTTTGAGCTCAAAAATTTTACACACATTTCTCTCTCGGTGCCTTGTTATGGAGTTCAGTCCATGTAAAAGTCACCCTTCAAGATGCGCTCTTGGAAGTGATCCGGCTTCTGCGGGGCACGGGGCCTCGGCTGAGCAGGCGGCGCTGGCATATCAGACACCGATCTGGCTCGGTCGTGACGAGGATTGATTGACGAAGCCGAGACGGCGGGAGGTCCAccacgaggaggagaggcacTGAGGCCAGAGGCAAAGGAGAATGAGGGCCGGGCACCTTGGGCGACGGTGCTTTCGGCACGGGATCTAAGCTGATCGGACCAGTTGAAGCCTTGGTCTGATCGAGCGGTAGGAGAGCACAAGTCAGAACCTGTTCGAGCTTGGTTTGTGGTGCTTGCCTGAGGAGGGACTGTTCTGCCCCATGTGTAATTCCCAACACCTGCCGAGGCAAGAGGGGGTGTGGATGGATTACTGCGGGCAGTACTGCCTCGTCGGGCCGGTTGGGAAGGCATACCATTTGCACCAGGACTGTTACCTCCACGCATGCCACGCATGGCTTGAGCGGCACCCAGGCTCATCCGGCGAGAGAAGGGAGTGGTAGGGGCGGTGTGGGACATGTCATCTCCGTCCTCGATGGCACTCTCGTTGATGGAATCGGAATTGGTGGAGATGCTGGCACGGCGCATAAAGGCAGCAGAGGTGTTTGTGGGAGAGGTTCCTGGAAGACCAAAGGTGGCAACAGAGACTCTTCGGCGCTGGTTGTCCAGCATGGACGTGGccaagggggtggggaagccCGTGACTGAGGGTTGCGAGATGGAATTGCTCCGGAAGAGGCTGGTGAGAGTGTTGGAGGTCACAGACCCGCGTCTCTGTTGTCGTGCCATATCGTtgttggagttgttggaggatgagTTGTCTGAAGACAtgatgaaggaggggggCTTCAAGAGCCAGAGGACGCCAGGACTTATATCGAAAGGGACGAAAGTGTGCGTTTAACGTCCTCGTGTGAGACGGCAAGGATGGCCTGTCAGGAGGGCGGGAGTGGCTTCGGGGAAATCGGTAGTAGGGTGGAAGTGTAGCAGCGTGTGCCGACTCGTATGTTTTGTAGATTGCAATGGTTCGAGTCCTGTGCACACCGGCGCCTTCGATGTAGTGGAGGTGAAACGCTTAAATGGCAAACTGttgtggggggtgggatgacGAGAATGACGAGGGGTGGTGCAACGCCAGGGCACTCGGGTCTGAATGGCTCGCGCGCTGTCGACTTTTCTTTGTTGACGGACAGCCAGGTGTTCAGGTAATGGGCGGGATGATCGGCAGGCCTCGTTCGATGGGAGAAGCACGGTCACGttttgggtgggtgggaaagACGACAGGTACAAGGCCGTTGCGATATTGCGgtcctttcctttcctttgtCTACAATGGCAGCAGCGGTCCGTCTCTGCCTATCTGGTTGTCGAACGGGGCCAGGCTGCGGGCGGGGTGCTTCCTCAGACGCTGCAGAATTGGGGGGTCTGACTCGATTGGCACCGACAGCGGACGATCGCGGGGAATGTGTTGGGGAAAGTGGTGTTTGAGAGTGAGATGGAAAGTTCAAGCAGCTGCGGATCAATTTGAGGtgtgaagaggaaggaaaagaagggggtCGTTCTGTCCTCTGGCTCTTGCCCTCTTGACTTTGCCagttccatcaccaccgacaagcggcggtggtggtactAACTACTATGGGAAGCGGCGTCGATCACTGGTTCGGCCAGCACAGACGCCGCTATCAGCGTGTCCATCACACATTGGGCAATGTGATTGGCTACCGCTCCAACGAGTGGACCAAACACTGCTGCTATGACCAATGCCGTCTGCAGAAAGGCTGCCGGCCTGGGGGTTAGCGTCCCCATCCTCCAGGGGAACGACCCCGGGACTAGCAGTCTAAAGTGAAGCCAAGATCCCAGCTTTCGACGTCACGGCCCCACATTAAACTTCACCCAATCGAACGATATGCGGGGTAGTCGAACAACTGCCAGTCTCTCTCGCAACTCCCTGACATCCCCCAGCACAAGACATGTGCTGCCTCTTGGGCGCTGAAAACGGTCAGCACGATGGGATTGAAGGATGCGCATTGCATGATGTCGCATCTTTGGCAGCCTTCCACAGAAACCGTGAAAACAAAGATACCCTCTTGGCGAAGAGATGCATCACTGCGGCGGGCGAGCATGTGGCTTTGAGCTTAGCCAAATTAGGCATGTTGTAGTCTACTATAAAACGGCCTGGACTGGAATTTACCGTCCGACCATCCATACATCCCTCGTCCTTGCCATTGCCTCTCACGAGATGCACATCACTTTTGCCACAGAACTGTCTTGTTTGCTGATGAGATCTGCCCCTAATCAACAATGACTGCAGCGAGATCCAATATTGGCATATGAAAAGGGCGACGCAGgaccccttcttccctctcccccaatCAACGGACCGTCAGGCACAACCGCTTCCCCTCTTTTCACCGGTCAACAGCTGCAATGGTGCCGGGCTGCAAACTGATGCAACCACCAAATGCATCATATTCGTAAGCCGCCTTCTGGACTCTCAAAATGTCATGCGAAGACAGCTGTGTAGGGAAAAGGAGCAATCAATCGATTGACGGACAGTTGCTCCGGCTGCTTTCCCCCCACCCGATCACTCTCAGGAAGGGTCTGAAACCTTTTGTCTTGGAGACCACGACACCATCTATGAGATCAACAGAGCTTTCCTGTCTATCTTGTGGGGGCCTTCcctgcaccaccacaaccaccacgtcTCAGCTACATGACAGGATCCCATCCACCAATTCCAGGTGACCATGCCCGCAGTAGTCGCGCCAACTATCCTCTGACTTGGCTCCTTGTTAGTCCCCAGTCTAGCACACCTAGCCAATTCGGTGCCGGGGAGATAAAGCATACTGCAGCAACCCAAGCCAGCCCAGCAACTCCAAAGCAACCCTCCGGAAGAGAGCAATGCCAATGAAGCCGTCTTTCCGCACCTGAAGGGATCTGGTTGACTCCAGTTTTCCAGCCTGCCTGCATGACGGTTGAGTTGTAGATTGGCGAATCCTTTTACACTTGCATACTACCCCCTGCTCCATCACCTCTCGCTTCCAACCGTTCTGTCAGTCTTGAGTGCTGTACAGTGCTTTGCTCGAGATTGGATTGACAAGAAGCTTAATGGGCCGAACACCACCATTCCCCCATTCTCATCGAGCCCCTCAATGAGCGACGTGGCAAATGTCATCACCTCCCATCTCGCCAAAGTGGTCCGGAGATAACACCGCCCAAACTGACCACTGAGAAGGTGGCGTACACCATGATGATGGCAGTCGATCGGGCATTTTGAAATGTCGTAGGGTGTCAAACGCCAGATTGCTCATTCGCCATGTGCGTAAGGAGGTTTCATATTCTCAGCAAGCCACACCATCAGACAACAGTGTGACATATGTCCCATAGCACCATAAGGCATACACTGGGGAAGCACAAACACCAGCAGGTGTGTGAGACACAACTTGGAAGGCAGCGGGGGTAATATATGCCTCTCGAGTTCAACGAGCCACGCGGACGTCATTGTTTTTCACTTGAAGGCTTCAAACTTCGCCGAGTTCCGTTTCACGAACATGAAGCTGAACCTCGTGTGTAGCTACAACTTTCTCTTTCAAAGGGTCATCGAACTGGCACTTCTATACGGTGTTCCAGGCCTGTCCTATCGGAACCCAGCATCGTATTCTCAACTACCTAACTTTTTTCTGGTCCCATCCCATCTTATTACCATCTGCAAATTCCCCGCATTTGTCGACCATTCCGAGAAGTGGGCGCATGCAATATACTtactcctctcctcttcccggGTTACCtatcccatccatcatgaTGAGGGGCCAAAAGTCAACTCAAGTATGACAACCTGCTGGCTCTTTCCTCCatccctacctacctacctacttcaCCCAATCTTTACGGATCACCTGGTAACACACCGTTGAAACTTTAAATCTCCCACAGACgtctgggggagggggttcgACTCCCCAGAGAACAGACAATTTGACTTTGACAACTCCCATGAATCTGGGAACATGGGTTGCAGGGGAGGTAGCTAACCTCCAGGAAAAGGGGTTTTAGCTCCAAGGGAGTTTTCTACTGGATTTGATCAATGGGGGAATATTCTCCTGCTTTGGGGACCCAAGGGTTGCCCGtagagcgagagagagcaaACCGGTTTCCGCAATCAAAATGACAGGTCTGTTCGTCCCCGTTGAAGAGTGTGCGCGACCAGAGTCCATGCATGCTCTTTGGCCTTTCAACAACACAGTGGACAAACCTTGGTGGTGTTAAGACGGACATGTGGAGGGTGGAAGCCCGAGCCAAtaaccaccccccaaaaaacacacacacacacaaacacacccacacacttacttttgtttcttgtcAAGGTGGGTTGGGAAAGATGGGGGAGAAAGGCAAGTCTGTGTGACGAGCCCCTCATCTCTCAC is a window of Podospora pseudopauciseta strain CBS 411.78 chromosome 1, whole genome shotgun sequence DNA encoding:
- a CDS encoding hypothetical protein (EggNog:ENOG503P45U), giving the protein MSSDNSSSNNSNNDMARQQRRGSVTSNTLTSLFRSNSISQPSVTGFPTPLATSMLDNQRRRVSVATFGLPGTSPTNTSAAFMRRASISTNSDSINESAIEDGDDMSHTAPTTPFSRRMSLGAAQAMRGMRGGNSPGANDQGFNWSDQLRSRAESTVAQGARPSFSFASGLSASPPRGGPPAVSASSINPRHDRARSVSDMPAPPAQPRPRAPQKPDHFQERILKGDFYMD